From a region of the Aeoliella mucimassa genome:
- the groL gene encoding chaperonin GroEL (60 kDa chaperone family; promotes refolding of misfolded polypeptides especially under stressful conditions; forms two stacked rings of heptamers to form a barrel-shaped 14mer; ends can be capped by GroES; misfolded proteins enter the barrel where they are refolded when GroES binds), whose translation MAKQLMFDDAARAKMLKGVDKLADAVAVTMGPTGRNVIINKSFGGPTVTKDGVTVSKEVELEDPFENMGAKLVHEVADKTSSLAGDGTTTATVLARAILKEGARNIVAGSNPTAVRRGIEKGVAAACEFLDSKSKKVSSKEEIAQVGAISANNDRVIGDLLADAMEKVGKDGVITVEEGKSTETTLEFVEGMQFDKGYLSPYFINEPSTMECALEDAYILIHEKKVSNLRELLPILEQVSQKGKALVIIAEDVEGEALAALVVNKLRGILNVAAVKAPGFGDRRKAMLGDIATLTGGTLISEDLGKKLEAVTLEELGRAKKITINKDSTTIVQGGGATSDVQKRIDQIRKSIENSTSDYDREKLQERLAKLTGGVAIVSVGANSEADMKQKKARVEDALHATRAAVEEGILPGGGVALLRCREAVEAARSGAKGDEKIGVSIVLGVLDAPLRQIADNGGLAGSVVADEVSQKPFNQGYDANAGEYVDMLKAGVIDPAKVVKTALTNASSIAGLILTTEALVTNYDSKDDDKKAVVGSIR comes from the coding sequence GTGGCTAAACAACTCATGTTCGACGATGCCGCACGAGCCAAGATGCTCAAGGGTGTCGACAAACTGGCCGATGCCGTGGCTGTAACCATGGGCCCCACCGGTCGTAACGTTATCATCAACAAGTCGTTCGGCGGTCCTACCGTGACCAAAGACGGCGTCACCGTCAGCAAGGAAGTGGAACTCGAAGACCCCTTCGAAAACATGGGCGCCAAGCTCGTGCACGAAGTGGCCGACAAAACCTCCTCGCTCGCTGGCGACGGTACCACCACCGCTACGGTGCTAGCCCGCGCCATCCTGAAGGAAGGTGCCCGCAACATCGTTGCTGGTAGCAATCCAACCGCCGTGCGTCGTGGCATCGAAAAGGGTGTCGCTGCTGCTTGCGAGTTCCTCGACTCGAAGAGCAAGAAGGTTTCGAGCAAAGAGGAAATCGCCCAGGTGGGTGCCATCAGTGCGAACAACGACCGCGTGATCGGCGACCTGTTGGCCGACGCGATGGAAAAGGTTGGCAAAGACGGCGTCATCACCGTGGAAGAAGGCAAGTCGACTGAAACCACCCTCGAGTTCGTCGAAGGTATGCAGTTCGACAAGGGTTACCTGTCGCCTTACTTCATCAACGAGCCTTCCACCATGGAATGTGCTCTGGAAGACGCTTACATCCTGATTCACGAGAAGAAGGTCAGCAATCTTCGTGAGTTGCTGCCGATTCTCGAGCAGGTGAGCCAGAAGGGCAAAGCCCTCGTGATCATCGCCGAAGACGTGGAAGGCGAAGCCTTGGCCGCGTTGGTGGTGAACAAGCTGCGTGGCATCCTGAACGTTGCCGCGGTAAAGGCTCCTGGATTCGGCGATCGTCGTAAGGCGATGCTCGGCGATATTGCCACCCTAACCGGCGGCACCCTGATCTCCGAAGACCTTGGCAAGAAGCTCGAGGCTGTCACGCTCGAAGAGCTCGGCCGGGCCAAGAAGATCACCATCAACAAGGACTCGACCACCATCGTGCAAGGTGGTGGGGCGACCTCCGACGTGCAAAAGCGAATCGATCAGATCCGCAAGAGCATCGAGAACAGCACCAGCGACTACGATCGCGAAAAGCTGCAAGAGCGTCTGGCCAAGCTCACCGGTGGCGTTGCCATCGTGTCGGTGGGTGCCAACAGCGAAGCCGACATGAAGCAAAAGAAGGCTCGCGTCGAAGACGCGCTGCACGCAACTCGTGCAGCGGTGGAAGAAGGCATTCTGCCTGGTGGTGGTGTGGCGTTGCTGCGGTGTCGCGAAGCGGTAGAAGCTGCTCGTAGCGGTGCCAAGGGCGACGAGAAAATCGGCGTTTCCATCGTGCTCGGCGTGTTGGATGCTCCGCTGCGTCAGATTGCCGACAACGGTGGTCTGGCCGGTAGCGTCGTAGCCGACGAAGTCTCGCAGAAGCCGTTCAACCAAGGTTACGACGCCAACGCTGGTGAGTACGTCGACATGCTCAAGGCAGGTGTTATCGACCCAGCCAAGGTTGTGAAGACCGCGCTGACGAACGCTTCCAGCATTGCTGGTCTGATCCTCACCACCGAGGCTCTCGTGACCAACTACGATTCGAAGGACGACGACAAGAAGGCTGTCGTTGGTTCGATTCGCTAG
- the groES gene encoding co-chaperone GroES produces MAKINLRPLDDRVVVQPMEAEEMTAGGIVLPDAAREKPQRGKVVAVGVGKLMDSGNRGELSVAVGDEVIYGKYGGSEVEVNGQEYKILRESDILAKVTA; encoded by the coding sequence ATGGCAAAGATCAATCTGCGTCCCCTGGACGATCGTGTGGTGGTGCAACCCATGGAAGCCGAAGAGATGACCGCTGGCGGTATCGTGCTGCCGGATGCCGCTCGCGAAAAGCCGCAGCGTGGCAAAGTCGTAGCTGTCGGCGTTGGCAAGCTCATGGACAGCGGCAACCGTGGTGAGCTCTCCGTGGCCGTTGGCGACGAAGTGATTTACGGCAAGTACGGCGGATCGGAAGTCGAAGTAAACGGCCAGGAATACAAGATCCTGCGTGAGAGCGACATCCTCGCCAAGGTTACCGCCTAG
- the groL gene encoding chaperonin GroEL (60 kDa chaperone family; promotes refolding of misfolded polypeptides especially under stressful conditions; forms two stacked rings of heptamers to form a barrel-shaped 14mer; ends can be capped by GroES; misfolded proteins enter the barrel where they are refolded when GroES binds), which translates to MVFDDEARRPLAEGVAKLARAVRSTLGPRGRNAVLDKGWGSPKVTKDGVTVAEDIELDDPYENLGAQLVKEAASKTNDVAGDGTTTATVLAEGIFREGLKMIAAGADAMALSRGIAKAVEAVQDSIAKMADPIDVKDKKRLQQIATIAGNNDPTIGSVLADAFSKVGKNGVITVDEGRGNETTVEVVEGMQFDRGYLSPHFVTNEDEMSAELDNCHILVFEEKISNAKNMVPLLEAISKAGKPLLIIAEDVDGEALATLVVNKMRGIVNVCAVKAPGYGDRRKAMLGDIATLTGANAIFKDLGIKLDAVQVTDLGKAKKVIITGDNTTIVGGAGKKDAIAGRADQIRNEINTTDSDYDREKLQERLAKLAGGVAEIKCGAATESEMKERKALFDDARAATHAALQEGIVPGGGVALLRSEKALDKLKLEGDEQLGVAIVKAVLEYPLRYIAENAGVDGAVVVNRVRRLKGKTEGYNADKDEYTDLVAAGVIDPARVVRTALQNAASVASLLLTTDSLVTEIPSEEEEGGHDHHDHGMGGMGGMPGMGGMGGMGGMGGMPGMM; encoded by the coding sequence ATGGTATTTGACGACGAAGCCCGCCGTCCCCTCGCTGAGGGTGTCGCGAAGCTGGCTCGAGCCGTCCGTAGCACGCTTGGTCCACGCGGCCGCAACGCGGTGCTCGACAAGGGCTGGGGTTCGCCCAAGGTGACCAAAGACGGCGTGACCGTTGCCGAGGACATCGAACTCGATGATCCCTACGAAAACCTCGGTGCCCAATTGGTGAAGGAAGCCGCCAGCAAGACCAACGACGTCGCTGGCGACGGAACCACCACCGCGACCGTGCTGGCCGAAGGCATCTTCCGCGAAGGTCTGAAGATGATTGCCGCTGGTGCCGACGCCATGGCCCTGAGCCGCGGCATTGCCAAGGCGGTCGAAGCGGTTCAAGACTCGATTGCCAAGATGGCCGACCCCATCGACGTGAAAGACAAGAAGCGTCTGCAGCAAATCGCCACGATCGCTGGTAACAACGATCCCACGATCGGTTCGGTGCTGGCCGACGCGTTCAGCAAGGTTGGCAAGAACGGTGTGATCACCGTCGACGAAGGTCGCGGCAACGAGACCACCGTCGAAGTGGTCGAAGGCATGCAGTTCGATCGCGGTTATCTGTCGCCTCACTTCGTGACGAACGAAGACGAGATGTCGGCGGAGCTCGATAACTGCCACATCCTGGTGTTCGAAGAGAAGATTTCGAACGCCAAGAACATGGTGCCGTTGCTCGAAGCCATTTCGAAGGCGGGCAAGCCGTTGTTGATCATCGCCGAAGACGTGGATGGCGAAGCCTTGGCCACGTTGGTGGTGAACAAGATGCGGGGTATCGTCAACGTTTGTGCGGTCAAAGCTCCTGGCTACGGCGATCGCCGCAAGGCCATGCTTGGCGACATTGCCACGTTGACTGGTGCGAACGCCATCTTCAAGGACCTCGGTATCAAGCTCGACGCGGTGCAGGTCACCGATCTTGGTAAGGCCAAGAAGGTGATCATCACTGGCGACAACACCACCATCGTCGGTGGTGCTGGCAAGAAGGACGCCATTGCTGGCCGTGCCGATCAGATCCGCAACGAAATCAACACCACCGACAGCGATTACGATCGCGAGAAGCTGCAAGAGCGTCTGGCCAAGCTGGCCGGCGGTGTGGCCGAAATCAAGTGTGGTGCTGCGACCGAAAGCGAAATGAAAGAGCGCAAGGCGCTGTTCGACGACGCTCGTGCTGCTACGCACGCCGCGCTGCAGGAAGGCATTGTCCCCGGTGGCGGTGTTGCTTTGCTGCGTAGCGAGAAGGCCCTCGACAAGCTCAAGCTCGAAGGCGACGAGCAACTCGGTGTTGCCATCGTGAAGGCCGTGCTCGAATACCCGCTGCGTTACATTGCCGAGAACGCCGGTGTCGACGGCGCCGTGGTCGTCAACCGCGTGCGTCGCCTGAAGGGTAAGACCGAAGGGTATAACGCCGATAAGGACGAGTACACCGATCTGGTCGCTGCTGGCGTGATCGACCCCGCTCGCGTGGTTCGCACCGCTCTGCAAAATGCAGCCAGCGTCGCTTCGCTGCTGCTCACCACCGATTCGCTCGTGACCGAGATTCCTTCGGAAGAGGAAGAAGGCGGACACGATCACCATGATCACGGTATGGGTGGCATGGGAGGAATGCCCGGCATGGGTGGCATGGGTGGCATGGGCGGCATGGGTGGCATGCCCGGCATGATGTAA
- a CDS encoding tetratricopeptide repeat protein, with the protein MAGFDLTHTTTRVLTCTGLVAGGAAIAAFAPVGAAGSLAAPVAGLASNVLANDIQTSLLSRSAKPGELFKNHDLTKLSGNAVRTCLEAVASDKSSGVAAADAKTLRKVGKAIEKRWEELTTMPEWQDDVAPVQGEQLTKVIVGEANITQAGIAQATALEPETWQEMVAVHARLNSWKLTPAAAKAAGGWLHQRFAQAVWELLKEDATGKGPGGGKAYAALQMTLLAEILQRLPDHAERDGETKELKKHQVKSARALREVIQGQVEQFRQHLDAEGAEKHTELLSTLATVSQDVGTKLDSLAMSLEVVVETTSAAREEARDHRAESLANQQEILRLLREDSRQRDSDEQLRTENENLRRELEEAKAGLERLAADAEHGNQRADEALASKDPAQVQAALMAMCDEKTEQAERTQQEVLELHREIAAIAYLRGDIKEAERRIRLILNQLPSDLDALNRLGLIRSLQGDLNEAECLYQQVEALAAGDAQILATAYGNLGNLYLTRGDLGHAEVMYQKALDNNEELGCKEGMVSAYGCLGNLNLTRGDLGQAEAMYLKSLEIGEELGCKEGVASAYVNLGILYGTRGDLGRAEEMYQKSLEIDEELGRKVGMASAYGNLGNLCRTRGDLGRAEEMYLRSLKIEEELGRKEGMANQYSNLGILYKTRGDLGRAEEMYQKSLGINVKLGRKEGMAIVYGNLGILYKTRGDLGRAEEMHQKSLDINEAIGNKEGMAIQYGNLGDLCLTRGDLGRAEEMYQKSLDINEELGRKEGIAIQYGNLGNLCRTCGDLGRAEEMYQKSLDINEELGRKEGMAIQYGNLGHLSRTRGDLGRAKEMYQKSLDINEELGRKEGMASDYGNLGILYLTRGDLGRAEEMYKKSLRIEVKLGRKEGIASQCGNLGNLYKIRGDLGRAEELYRKSLALFSEIGMPHKVELVQGWLEDLAQ; encoded by the coding sequence ATGGCTGGTTTCGACCTCACCCACACCACGACGCGAGTCCTCACCTGCACCGGTTTGGTTGCTGGGGGGGCTGCCATTGCCGCGTTTGCCCCCGTAGGGGCTGCTGGTTCGTTGGCGGCACCAGTTGCCGGTTTGGCGTCAAACGTTCTAGCCAATGATATTCAGACTTCGCTGCTCAGTCGGTCGGCAAAGCCAGGTGAACTGTTCAAGAACCACGACCTCACCAAGCTCTCGGGCAATGCGGTGCGGACTTGCCTGGAGGCTGTGGCCAGCGACAAATCGTCGGGAGTAGCGGCGGCTGATGCCAAGACGCTTCGCAAAGTGGGTAAAGCGATTGAAAAGCGGTGGGAAGAGCTAACCACCATGCCCGAGTGGCAGGACGACGTTGCCCCTGTGCAGGGGGAACAGCTGACGAAAGTCATTGTGGGCGAGGCCAATATCACCCAGGCCGGCATCGCCCAGGCTACGGCACTGGAGCCCGAAACGTGGCAGGAGATGGTGGCCGTGCATGCCCGCCTAAATAGCTGGAAACTCACGCCAGCAGCAGCCAAGGCAGCCGGCGGGTGGCTTCACCAGCGATTTGCTCAAGCCGTATGGGAATTGCTAAAAGAGGACGCTACAGGCAAAGGTCCCGGGGGTGGCAAAGCGTACGCCGCCTTGCAGATGACGTTGCTGGCGGAGATTTTGCAGCGACTGCCAGACCATGCCGAACGCGATGGCGAAACCAAAGAGCTAAAAAAGCACCAAGTGAAAAGTGCCCGAGCCTTGCGAGAGGTCATTCAAGGGCAAGTCGAGCAGTTTCGCCAGCACCTGGATGCGGAAGGAGCGGAAAAGCATACCGAGCTGCTGTCGACACTGGCCACTGTTTCGCAGGACGTTGGGACCAAGCTTGACTCGCTAGCCATGAGTCTGGAGGTGGTTGTAGAAACGACAAGTGCCGCTCGCGAAGAGGCCCGCGACCATCGGGCGGAGTCGCTAGCCAACCAGCAAGAGATTCTGAGGCTACTCCGAGAAGACAGCAGACAGCGCGATTCCGACGAACAGCTTCGTACCGAAAACGAGAACCTGCGAAGAGAGCTGGAAGAGGCCAAAGCTGGCCTTGAAAGACTAGCTGCCGATGCCGAGCACGGTAACCAACGTGCCGACGAAGCCTTGGCCTCGAAAGACCCGGCCCAGGTGCAAGCCGCCCTGATGGCGATGTGCGACGAGAAAACGGAGCAAGCAGAAAGGACCCAGCAGGAGGTATTGGAGCTCCACCGCGAAATCGCCGCCATAGCTTACTTGCGAGGGGATATTAAAGAAGCCGAGCGTCGGATTCGCCTTATTCTCAATCAGTTACCGAGCGACCTGGATGCCCTCAATCGCTTAGGCCTCATCCGTAGTCTGCAAGGAGACTTAAACGAAGCAGAATGTCTGTACCAACAGGTGGAAGCCCTGGCAGCAGGGGACGCACAAATACTTGCTACTGCCTATGGCAACTTGGGGAATCTCTATCTGACTCGCGGTGACTTGGGGCACGCCGAAGTGATGTACCAGAAGGCACTCGATAATAACGAGGAGCTAGGTTGTAAGGAGGGGATGGTGAGTGCCTATGGCTGTCTGGGGAACCTCAATCTGACTCGCGGCGACTTGGGGCAGGCCGAAGCGATGTACCTGAAGTCGCTCGAGATTGGAGAGGAACTAGGCTGCAAGGAGGGAGTGGCGAGTGCCTACGTCAACCTGGGGATTCTCTACGGGACTCGCGGCGACTTGGGGCGGGCCGAAGAGATGTACCAGAAATCGCTCGAGATTGATGAGGAGCTAGGCCGCAAGGTGGGGATGGCGAGTGCCTATGGCAATCTGGGGAATCTCTGTCGGACTCGCGGCGACCTGGGGCGGGCCGAAGAGATGTACCTGAGGTCGCTCAAGATTGAAGAGGAGCTAGGCCGCAAGGAGGGGATGGCGAATCAGTATAGCAACCTGGGGATTCTCTATAAGACTCGCGGCGACCTGGGGCGGGCCGAAGAAATGTACCAAAAATCGCTCGGTATCAACGTGAAGTTAGGTCGTAAGGAGGGGATGGCGATTGTCTATGGCAACCTGGGGATTCTCTATAAGACACGCGGCGACTTGGGGCGGGCCGAAGAAATGCACCAAAAATCGCTCGATATTAATGAGGCTATAGGTAATAAGGAGGGGATGGCAATTCAGTACGGCAACCTGGGGGATCTCTGTCTGACTCGCGGTGACTTGGGGCGAGCCGAAGAAATGTACCAAAAGTCGCTCGATATCAATGAGGAGCTAGGCCGCAAGGAGGGGATAGCGATTCAGTACGGCAACCTGGGGAATCTTTGTCGGACTTGCGGTGACTTGGGGCGAGCCGAAGAGATGTACCAAAAGTCGCTCGATATCAATGAGGAGCTAGGCCGCAAGGAGGGGATGGCGATTCAGTACGGCAACCTGGGGCATCTCTCTCGGACTCGCGGCGACTTGGGGCGGGCTAAAGAGATGTACCAAAAGTCGCTCGATATCAATGAGGAGCTAGGCCGTAAGGAGGGGATGGCGAGTGACTATGGCAACCTGGGGATTCTGTATCTGACTCGCGGCGACTTGGGACGAGCCGAAGAGATGTACAAAAAGTCACTCAGGATTGAAGTGAAGCTAGGTCGCAAGGAGGGGATAGCGAGTCAATGCGGCAACCTCGGGAATCTCTATAAGATTCGCGGCGATTTGGGGCGGGCTGAGGAGCTGTACCGCAAATCTCTAGCCCTGTTTAGCGAAATCGGCATGCCGCACAAGGTGGAGCTGGTCCAGGGATGGCTTGAGGACCTTGCTCAATAG